A window from Alkalicoccobacillus plakortidis encodes these proteins:
- the glcT gene encoding glucose PTS transporter transcription antiterminator GlcT: protein MLIVKKVLNNNVLVVHHPDYDEVVLIGKGLGFGKSPGDEVGSEQAEKFFVLKEETEQKQYQQLMHYIDESFLDLMNDVIEMIEDKLQIRLYEHIHVALTDHLFYAIKRIKQGQAITNPFLKETELAYPKEFKVASDIREYVIDKLDVLLPDSEIGFIALHIHSGITNRSLQDVNAHTRLIAQLVEIIEQRLQIKVDRTELNYLRLVRHLHFAIERIEEEKYLDPMEALKEVLQKEYPVCYNLSWNLIKVMQQSLKKQIPEGEAVYLTLHLQRLTQI from the coding sequence ATGCTCATAGTAAAAAAAGTATTAAATAATAATGTCTTAGTGGTTCATCATCCTGATTACGATGAAGTTGTTCTGATTGGAAAAGGCTTAGGCTTTGGAAAGTCACCAGGTGACGAGGTGGGGAGCGAGCAAGCTGAGAAATTTTTTGTCTTAAAAGAAGAGACAGAACAAAAGCAATATCAACAGTTGATGCATTATATAGATGAATCATTTCTTGATCTGATGAATGATGTGATTGAGATGATTGAAGATAAACTTCAAATAAGACTATATGAGCACATTCATGTCGCCTTAACCGATCACTTGTTTTATGCAATTAAACGAATCAAGCAGGGGCAGGCAATTACGAATCCTTTTCTAAAAGAAACGGAGCTCGCGTACCCAAAGGAATTTAAAGTAGCTTCTGATATTAGGGAATATGTAATTGATAAACTGGACGTTTTATTACCTGATAGTGAAATTGGATTTATTGCCTTACATATTCATAGCGGGATAACAAATCGAAGTCTTCAAGATGTAAATGCTCATACTCGATTGATTGCTCAGTTAGTAGAAATCATTGAACAGCGATTGCAGATAAAAGTCGATCGGACAGAGCTTAATTATTTAAGGCTTGTACGTCACCTGCATTTTGCAATTGAACGAATAGAAGAAGAAAAGTATCTCGATCCGATGGAAGCGCTTAAAGAAGTATTGCAAAAGGAATATCCCGTGTGCTATAATTTGTCATGGAATCTCATAAAAGTGATGCAACAGTCCCTTAAGAAGCAAATTCCTGAGGGTGAAGCAGTGTATCTCACGCTTCATTTGCAGCGTCTCACTCAAATATAA
- a CDS encoding thymidine kinase: protein MSNYNQEGQIEVICGGMFSGKSEELIRRVRRVGFGKLKAQVFKPLLDNRYSVEEVVSHNGNKVWAEPVGNAADLLAAVDEDTVVVAIDEVQFFDAEIIEAASQLADRGLRVICAGLDLDFRGEPFGPTMKLMAVAEQVTKLQAVCASCSASASRTQRLINGEPASYNDPIILVGASESYEPRCRHCHSVPDEPSRFFTEKEETVEQEEIGNV from the coding sequence ATGAGTAATTATAATCAAGAAGGCCAGATAGAAGTAATATGTGGTGGCATGTTCTCAGGAAAATCAGAAGAACTTATTCGCCGAGTACGTCGGGTAGGATTCGGAAAACTAAAAGCACAAGTATTTAAACCATTGCTGGATAACCGATATAGCGTGGAGGAAGTTGTATCTCATAACGGGAACAAAGTGTGGGCGGAGCCTGTAGGGAACGCAGCGGACCTACTTGCAGCAGTAGATGAAGACACGGTAGTTGTTGCCATAGACGAAGTGCAATTTTTTGATGCGGAAATCATAGAAGCGGCAAGTCAGCTTGCTGATCGTGGCCTACGAGTGATTTGTGCGGGACTTGACCTAGACTTCCGCGGTGAACCATTTGGACCAACGATGAAACTAATGGCTGTCGCCGAACAAGTAACAAAGCTACAAGCGGTATGTGCAAGCTGTTCCGCATCGGCTAGTCGGACTCAGCGACTGATTAACGGTGAACCTGCATCCTACAATGATCCAATTATCCTTGTTGGAGCTTCGGAATCCTACGAACCACGATGTCGCCACTGCCACAGCGTGCCGGACGAGCCATCTCGTTTTTTTACGGAAAAGGAAGAGACGGTTGAACAAGAAGAAATAGGGAACGTCTAG
- a CDS encoding type B 50S ribosomal protein L31: MKQDIHPNYQKVVFLDTSTGFKFLSGSTKGSAETVEWEDGNTYPLLKVEISSDSHPFYTGKQKLNDVGGRVDRFKKKYNL, translated from the coding sequence ATGAAACAGGATATCCATCCTAATTACCAAAAGGTTGTCTTTTTAGACACAAGCACAGGCTTCAAATTTTTGAGTGGTTCTACAAAAGGATCTGCTGAGACAGTTGAATGGGAAGACGGTAACACGTACCCACTTCTTAAAGTTGAGATCAGTTCTGATTCACACCCGTTCTACACTGGTAAGCAGAAGCTTAACGATGTTGGCGGCCGTGTTGACCGTTTCAAAAAGAAATACAACCTATAA
- the rho gene encoding transcription termination factor Rho — protein MSVHIAELEKLKLKELYELAKEYKVSYYSKLTKRELIFSILKGQAEKDGLMFMEGVLDIVPNEGFGFLRPIAYTQSVEDIYISASQIRRFDLRKGDKVSGKVRPPKENERYHGLLHVEAVNGKAPETSKDRPYFPALTPLYPEVKIELESKPGRVSSRIIDIISPIGFGQRGLIVAPPKAGKTSLMKEVANSIADNHPDVELMVLLIDERPEEVTDIERSVKGEVISSTFDELPENHIKVAELVLERAMRLVEHKKDVVILMDSITRLARAYNLHLPPSGRTLSGGIDPAAFHRPKRFFGAARNIEEGGSLTILATALVETGSRMDDVIYEEFKGTGNMELHLDRKLSERRIFPSIDIRRSGTRKEELLIEKSQLDKLWTIRKTMNDSPDYVDQFIKRVKDTKTNDEFFDALDQDMKGVRKRPVSSKS, from the coding sequence ATGAGTGTCCACATTGCTGAGCTTGAAAAATTAAAACTTAAGGAGCTCTATGAGCTTGCAAAGGAATATAAAGTTTCCTACTATAGTAAACTAACAAAAAGAGAATTAATATTTTCCATACTAAAAGGCCAGGCTGAGAAAGATGGCTTAATGTTTATGGAAGGTGTGTTAGATATTGTGCCAAATGAAGGGTTTGGTTTCTTAAGACCAATCGCCTACACTCAAAGCGTTGAGGATATCTATATCTCTGCTTCCCAAATTCGTCGTTTTGATCTACGTAAGGGAGATAAGGTATCGGGCAAGGTTCGTCCTCCAAAAGAGAATGAACGGTATCATGGACTTTTACATGTTGAAGCTGTTAATGGTAAAGCGCCTGAAACATCAAAAGACCGCCCATACTTTCCAGCCTTAACACCTCTATATCCTGAGGTGAAAATTGAGCTTGAGTCAAAACCAGGCAGAGTTTCGTCGCGTATTATTGACATCATCTCTCCCATTGGTTTTGGACAGCGTGGTTTAATTGTTGCCCCTCCAAAAGCAGGTAAAACCTCACTTATGAAAGAAGTAGCAAACAGTATCGCAGATAATCATCCGGATGTAGAATTAATGGTTTTATTAATTGATGAGCGCCCTGAGGAAGTAACGGATATTGAACGTTCAGTAAAAGGTGAAGTCATTAGTTCAACATTTGACGAGTTACCGGAGAATCATATCAAGGTAGCTGAGTTAGTTTTAGAACGTGCGATGCGTTTAGTTGAGCATAAAAAAGACGTTGTTATACTAATGGATAGTATTACTCGTCTTGCTAGAGCCTACAACCTACACCTGCCACCAAGTGGGCGAACGCTTTCCGGTGGTATTGATCCGGCTGCATTCCACCGTCCAAAACGATTCTTTGGTGCTGCTCGTAACATTGAAGAAGGTGGCAGCTTAACGATTCTGGCGACAGCCTTAGTGGAAACTGGCTCTCGTATGGATGACGTCATTTATGAAGAATTTAAAGGGACAGGGAATATGGAGCTTCATCTTGACCGTAAGCTTTCTGAACGTCGTATCTTCCCATCTATTGATATTCGTCGTTCCGGAACACGTAAAGAAGAGCTTCTTATTGAGAAGTCACAGCTAGATAAACTGTGGACAATTCGCAAAACGATGAATGATTCTCCTGATTATGTGGATCAGTTCATTAAGCGAGTAAAAGACACAAAAACAAATGATGAATTTTTTGACGCCTTAGATCAAGATATGAAGGGTGTTAGAAAAAGACCTGTAAGCTCTAAATCATAA
- the glpX gene encoding class II fructose-bisphosphatase, protein MERSLSMELVRVTEAAALASGRWMGRGNKEEADRAATEAMRDVFDTIPMKGTVVIGEGEMDEAPMLYIGEKLGNGYGPRVDIAVDPLEGTNIVAYGQWNALAVLAVADNGQLLNAPDMYMEKIAVGPESVGLVDIDAPVIDNLRAVAKAKNKDIEDLVVTILNRERHTKMIQEIRAAGARIKLLSDGDVAAAINTAFGDTGVDIMLGSGGAPEGVIAAAGLKCLGGELQGRLLPQNDAEVERCRKMGIEVIDKVFMMDDLVGGDDCIFAATGVTDGELLRGVRYKGKNADTQSIVMRAKSGTIRFVDGTHSMKKKPDLVIR, encoded by the coding sequence ATGGAGAGAAGTTTATCGATGGAGCTAGTCCGAGTAACAGAAGCGGCAGCTCTTGCATCCGGACGTTGGATGGGAAGAGGTAATAAAGAAGAAGCGGATCGAGCAGCAACTGAAGCGATGCGAGATGTGTTTGATACGATTCCAATGAAAGGAACGGTTGTCATTGGTGAGGGAGAAATGGACGAGGCTCCTATGCTCTATATTGGAGAGAAGTTAGGAAATGGCTATGGTCCACGTGTGGACATTGCTGTTGATCCCCTAGAAGGTACAAATATCGTAGCATACGGTCAGTGGAATGCTTTAGCAGTGCTTGCTGTTGCTGATAACGGACAACTTCTGAATGCCCCTGATATGTACATGGAAAAGATTGCTGTTGGTCCAGAATCTGTTGGTTTAGTTGACATTGACGCTCCGGTTATTGATAACCTACGTGCTGTAGCTAAGGCTAAAAATAAAGATATTGAAGACTTGGTTGTAACGATTCTTAATCGTGAACGCCATACAAAAATGATTCAGGAAATCCGTGCAGCTGGAGCCAGAATTAAGTTGCTTTCTGATGGTGACGTCGCAGCGGCAATTAATACCGCATTTGGAGATACGGGCGTAGATATTATGCTTGGATCTGGTGGCGCTCCTGAAGGTGTTATTGCAGCAGCTGGATTAAAATGCTTGGGCGGAGAGCTACAAGGAAGACTACTGCCTCAAAACGATGCAGAGGTTGAACGCTGTCGCAAAATGGGCATTGAAGTAATTGACAAAGTATTTATGATGGATGATCTTGTAGGTGGGGATGATTGTATCTTTGCAGCCACTGGCGTAACAGACGGTGAGCTTCTAAGAGGTGTCCGTTACAAAGGGAAAAATGCCGATACACAATCAATCGTCATGAGAGCCAAATCAGGTACCATCCGTTTTGTAGACGGTACTCACAGTATGAAGAAGAAGCCTGATCTAGTTATAAGATAA
- a CDS encoding UDP-N-acetylglucosamine 1-carboxyvinyltransferase encodes MDKLMIEGGYPLEGTVQIGGAKNSAVALIPAAILADSPVTIDNLPAISDVELLSELLKEIGGNVHLNDHEMTIHPENMFSMPLPNGRVKQLRASYYLMGAMLGKFKKAVIGLPGGCNLGPRPIDQHIKGFEALGAKVTNEQGAIYLRAEELRGARIYLDVVSVGATINIMLAAVLAKGQTVIENAAKEPEIIDVATLLTNMGAKIKGAGTNVIRIDGVESLHGCRHTIIPDRIEAGTYMILAAAIGQKVVVDNIIPYHVESLIAKLREMGVSVEERDDQVLIENHKPKTGVDIKTLVYPGFPTDLQQPFTTLLTQATGTSIVTDTIYNARFKHIDEIRRMGADVKVEGRSAIINGATALQGAKVRASDLRAGAALLIAGLMAEGVTELSGLEHVDRGYENLEEKLVGLGARIWREQMSEEEREQVKS; translated from the coding sequence ATGGATAAATTAATGATTGAAGGCGGGTATCCTCTTGAAGGAACCGTACAAATAGGCGGTGCGAAAAATAGTGCAGTTGCATTGATTCCAGCAGCTATTTTGGCGGATAGCCCCGTAACAATAGATAACCTACCAGCCATTTCTGATGTGGAGCTTTTGTCAGAGTTGTTAAAAGAAATTGGTGGAAATGTTCATTTAAATGATCATGAAATGACAATTCATCCGGAAAATATGTTCTCAATGCCACTTCCAAATGGGCGAGTGAAGCAATTACGAGCTTCGTATTATTTGATGGGTGCAATGTTAGGGAAATTCAAAAAAGCAGTCATAGGTCTTCCGGGGGGCTGTAATTTAGGTCCACGTCCTATTGATCAACATATAAAAGGATTTGAAGCACTAGGCGCCAAAGTAACCAACGAGCAAGGTGCGATCTATTTGCGTGCTGAAGAATTACGAGGTGCGAGAATTTATCTAGATGTAGTAAGCGTGGGAGCCACAATTAATATCATGTTGGCTGCAGTACTTGCAAAAGGGCAAACAGTGATTGAAAATGCAGCAAAAGAACCGGAAATCATTGATGTTGCAACACTTCTAACCAATATGGGAGCAAAGATCAAAGGGGCGGGAACAAATGTTATTCGTATCGATGGAGTGGAGTCACTTCATGGGTGCCGTCATACGATCATTCCTGACCGAATTGAAGCGGGTACATATATGATTCTCGCAGCAGCTATTGGGCAGAAGGTAGTTGTAGATAATATTATTCCTTATCACGTTGAATCACTAATAGCTAAATTAAGAGAAATGGGAGTCTCGGTGGAAGAACGAGATGACCAGGTCCTGATTGAAAATCATAAGCCCAAAACCGGAGTAGATATCAAAACGCTTGTCTACCCAGGATTCCCAACTGACTTGCAACAACCGTTTACGACGTTACTCACACAGGCAACAGGCACAAGTATTGTAACCGACACCATCTATAATGCCCGGTTTAAGCATATTGATGAGATTCGTCGTATGGGTGCAGATGTAAAGGTAGAGGGTCGGTCAGCCATTATTAATGGGGCAACTGCTTTACAAGGAGCAAAAGTCAGAGCAAGTGACCTCCGAGCCGGAGCGGCGTTACTTATCGCTGGATTAATGGCAGAAGGAGTAACTGAGCTTTCTGGATTAGAGCATGTTGACCGAGGATATGAGAACTTAGAAGAAAAGCTTGTTGGACTTGGTGCGCGTATTTGGCGTGAGCAAATGTCTGAAGAGGAACGAGAGCAAGTCAAAAGCTAA
- the fsa gene encoding fructose-6-phosphate aldolase: protein MKFFIDTANINEIREAKELGILSGVTTNPSLVAKEGVDFHDRLREITDLVSESVSAEVIALDSETMISEGKELAAIAPNITVKVPMTPDGLKAVHAFSELGIKTNVTLVFSAVQALLAARAGATYVSPFLGRLDDIGHDGLDLIDQIAAIFETHKLPTEIIAASVRHPVHVTEAALRGAHIATIPLNVIKQLTKHPLTDQGIEKFLADWENRNN from the coding sequence ATGAAATTCTTTATTGATACAGCGAATATAAATGAGATTCGTGAAGCAAAAGAGTTAGGCATTCTTTCTGGGGTTACAACCAACCCTTCCCTGGTTGCAAAAGAAGGTGTAGATTTTCACGATCGTTTGCGTGAAATTACAGATCTAGTTTCAGAGTCAGTTAGTGCTGAGGTTATTGCACTAGATTCAGAAACGATGATTAGTGAAGGAAAAGAACTAGCTGCTATTGCTCCAAATATTACAGTTAAAGTGCCAATGACTCCAGATGGTTTAAAAGCAGTTCATGCTTTTTCGGAGCTTGGTATTAAAACAAATGTGACACTTGTTTTCTCTGCAGTACAAGCATTATTGGCTGCGCGTGCAGGAGCTACTTATGTTTCTCCGTTCCTAGGTAGACTTGATGATATCGGACATGACGGATTAGATCTTATTGATCAAATTGCAGCTATTTTCGAAACGCATAAATTGCCAACAGAAATTATTGCAGCATCTGTTCGCCACCCGGTTCATGTAACTGAAGCGGCACTTAGAGGGGCACATATTGCAACAATTCCTCTTAATGTTATTAAACAACTGACAAAACATCCATTAACTGATCAAGGTATTGAGAAGTTCCTTGCAGACTGGGAAAATCGCAACAACTAA
- a CDS encoding response regulator: protein MKKLLVVDDQYGIRVLLNEILQKDGYTVFQAANGVQALSIVKDENPDLILLDMKIPGMDGLEILRRIKSTHPDIKVIMMTAYGELNLINEAIQLGAANYFAKPFDIDDVRQVIRDHL, encoded by the coding sequence TTGAAAAAATTACTGGTGGTTGATGACCAATATGGCATACGTGTGCTTCTCAATGAAATTTTGCAAAAAGATGGATACACCGTTTTTCAAGCTGCTAATGGCGTTCAAGCTCTTAGTATTGTAAAAGATGAAAATCCAGACTTGATTTTATTGGATATGAAAATTCCAGGGATGGATGGCTTGGAGATCCTTAGAAGGATTAAGAGTACTCATCCTGATATAAAAGTTATAATGATGACGGCTTATGGTGAATTAAATTTAATTAATGAAGCCATTCAATTAGGTGCCGCTAATTATTTTGCGAAACCTTTTGATATTGATGATGTAAGGCAGGTAATACGAGACCATTTATAA
- a CDS encoding DUF2529 family protein, which yields MLKVFNTQFTGATKALLNKEEELEDAARLLTQAITSNGTVYIAAFGEMKAIEAEALYGKEAFPQAVELKPSDLDSLTERDRVLITSRFSDDIDAIKLANIVSEKNVPIFSITTITEDGANSLVHLSDFILDLNLHQGLVPDEDGSRIGYPASLLGLHAYFLLSLTIREMLGEVEG from the coding sequence ATGCTTAAAGTTTTTAACACCCAATTTACAGGCGCAACAAAAGCCCTACTTAACAAAGAAGAGGAACTCGAAGATGCTGCCAGACTTCTAACCCAAGCCATCACATCAAACGGCACAGTCTATATCGCCGCATTCGGAGAAATGAAAGCAATCGAAGCAGAAGCCCTATACGGAAAAGAAGCATTCCCACAAGCTGTAGAACTAAAACCATCGGATCTCGACTCGCTAACTGAGCGAGACCGCGTCCTAATCACGTCCCGCTTCTCAGACGATATAGACGCAATAAAACTAGCCAACATAGTATCCGAAAAAAATGTACCTATATTCTCTATCACAACCATAACAGAAGATGGAGCAAACTCTCTAGTCCACCTTAGCGATTTCATCCTCGACTTAAACCTTCACCAAGGCTTAGTACCAGACGAAGACGGCTCACGTATCGGTTACCCAGCCTCTCTTCTAGGACTACACGCATATTTTCTTCTATCATTGACGATTAGGGAGATGTTGGGGGAGGTTGAGGGGTAG
- a CDS encoding nuclease-related domain-containing protein, translating into MKRELGYQGEQSLDYYYQFLNDDFLLMHDLRLRGINQTFFQIDTLILCPQFIGIIEVKNLAGSIRFENSASQMLRKLNDVVESLPNPLIQVRRQRLQLQHFFLNQNFPSIPIKTIVAFTNPTTIIETDHNPLPNSVIRAEALPEKLENFQTSSNKNSMTSDQLIKLAHFLCQSHLPDQPSVLQTYKLNYVDIRKGVDCPFCNRPFMTRTEKNGSLYCAHCFRFSKKAHLQALEEFSVIMDKSLTNKEAREFLLIESRHTAYRMLNEWSGMLKNS; encoded by the coding sequence ATGAAAAGAGAGCTTGGGTACCAGGGAGAGCAATCATTAGATTATTACTATCAGTTTCTGAATGATGATTTTCTTCTAATGCATGATTTGCGTCTTCGAGGGATTAACCAGACTTTTTTTCAAATAGATACGTTAATTTTGTGCCCACAGTTTATTGGAATTATTGAGGTGAAGAACCTTGCAGGTAGTATTCGTTTTGAGAATTCAGCTAGTCAAATGTTAAGAAAACTGAATGATGTTGTAGAAAGCTTGCCCAACCCTCTGATTCAAGTTCGAAGGCAACGACTTCAGCTGCAGCATTTTTTCCTCAATCAAAACTTCCCCTCCATCCCCATAAAAACGATTGTAGCTTTCACAAATCCTACAACTATTATCGAGACAGATCATAATCCATTACCCAACTCCGTTATCCGTGCTGAGGCTCTCCCGGAAAAGCTTGAAAACTTCCAAACTTCCTCCAATAAAAACTCCATGACATCCGATCAACTAATTAAATTGGCACATTTTCTTTGCCAGTCACATCTTCCAGATCAGCCATCTGTCCTTCAAACTTATAAGCTTAATTACGTAGATATTAGAAAAGGTGTGGATTGTCCATTTTGCAACAGGCCATTTATGACTCGTACTGAAAAAAATGGAAGCTTGTACTGTGCTCACTGTTTTCGTTTCTCAAAAAAAGCTCATCTCCAAGCATTAGAAGAGTTCTCCGTCATAATGGACAAATCGCTCACGAATAAAGAGGCGCGTGAATTTCTTCTCATCGAATCCAGACATACTGCTTATCGAATGCTTAATGAATGGAGCGGAATGCTCAAAAATTCTTAA
- a CDS encoding CTP synthase, whose amino-acid sequence MATKYIFVTGGVVSSLGKGITAASLGRLLKNRGLSVTIQKFDPYINVDPGTMSPYQHGEVFVTDDGAETDLDLGHYERFIDINLSQNSNVTTGKIYSSVLKKERRGDYLGGTVQVIPHVTNEIKERVFRAARETNADIVITEIGGTVGDIESLPFLEAIRQIKSDVGFENVMYVHCTLIPYLAAAGEMKSKPTQHSVKELRSLGIQPNVIVVRTERPVPHEMKEKIALFCDIRKEAVIEAEDADVLYQVTLALQKQKLDDIVCDHLKLETKQADMTEWEELVERVRNLNNTVRIGLVGKYVSLPDAYLSVAEALRHAGYAYDADIKIEWINAEEVTEENVADLLKEVDGVLVPGGFGDRGIEGKITAIRYARENKVPFLGICLGMQLASVEYARNVLNLTDANSAELNPETPYPIIDLLPEQKDVEDLGGTLRLGLYACKLQDGTVAKAAYGEQVIYERHRHRYEFNNEYRAQMEAEGFIFSGTSPDGRLVEIIELADHPYFVASQFHPEFVSRPTRPQPLFRDFIKAAVK is encoded by the coding sequence ATGGCAACAAAGTACATTTTCGTAACGGGCGGTGTCGTTTCATCACTTGGTAAAGGAATTACGGCTGCTTCTTTAGGTAGACTGTTAAAGAACAGAGGATTAAGTGTAACCATTCAAAAATTTGACCCATATATTAACGTTGACCCAGGAACAATGAGTCCTTACCAGCATGGTGAAGTATTTGTAACAGATGACGGGGCAGAAACAGACTTAGACTTAGGTCACTATGAGCGTTTTATTGACATTAACCTAAGCCAAAATAGTAACGTAACAACAGGGAAAATCTATTCATCCGTTCTGAAAAAAGAACGCCGTGGCGACTATCTTGGAGGAACTGTCCAAGTTATTCCTCATGTAACAAACGAAATCAAAGAGCGTGTGTTCCGTGCAGCTAGAGAAACAAACGCAGATATCGTTATCACAGAAATTGGTGGAACAGTTGGAGATATTGAAAGTCTGCCTTTCCTAGAAGCAATCCGTCAGATCAAAAGTGACGTCGGTTTTGAAAATGTGATGTATGTACACTGCACACTCATTCCATATCTTGCAGCAGCAGGAGAAATGAAATCAAAACCAACTCAACATAGTGTGAAAGAGCTTCGTTCACTAGGTATTCAACCTAACGTAATCGTCGTTCGTACAGAGCGTCCGGTTCCACACGAAATGAAAGAGAAAATTGCACTATTCTGCGACATTCGTAAAGAAGCGGTTATCGAAGCCGAAGACGCTGACGTGTTGTACCAAGTGACATTAGCACTGCAAAAGCAAAAGCTTGATGACATTGTATGTGATCACTTAAAATTAGAAACAAAACAAGCGGATATGACCGAATGGGAAGAGCTTGTTGAACGAGTTCGTAACCTAAATAATACCGTTCGCATTGGTCTTGTTGGTAAATACGTTTCTTTACCTGATGCCTACCTTTCCGTTGCAGAAGCATTGCGTCACGCAGGTTATGCCTACGATGCCGATATTAAGATCGAATGGATTAATGCAGAAGAAGTAACAGAGGAAAACGTTGCTGACCTACTGAAAGAAGTAGACGGGGTACTTGTACCTGGTGGATTTGGAGATCGAGGAATCGAAGGGAAAATCACCGCCATCCGTTACGCACGCGAAAACAAGGTGCCGTTCCTTGGAATCTGCCTAGGCATGCAGCTTGCTTCAGTAGAATACGCACGAAATGTGCTAAACTTAACTGACGCCAACTCAGCAGAGCTGAACCCAGAAACACCATATCCAATCATTGATTTACTTCCAGAACAAAAGGACGTAGAAGACTTAGGTGGAACCCTTCGCCTTGGACTTTATGCATGTAAACTTCAAGACGGAACAGTAGCAAAAGCAGCATACGGCGAGCAAGTGATCTACGAACGCCACCGCCACCGTTACGAATTTAATAACGAATACCGCGCACAAATGGAAGCAGAAGGATTCATCTTCTCCGGGACAAGCCCAGACGGACGCCTCGTAGAAATCATCGAACTAGCTGACCATCCATACTTTGTCGCATCCCAGTTCCACCCAGAATTCGTCTCAAGACCAACCCGCCCACAGCCGTTGTTCAGAGACTTTATCAAAGCTGCAGTTAAATAA